The following coding sequences lie in one Pseudarthrobacter phenanthrenivorans Sphe3 genomic window:
- the thrC gene encoding threonine synthase, which produces MAHQWRGVIREYADRLPVTESTKVITLGEGGTPLVHARKLSELTGSEVYLKVEGMNPTGSFKDRGMTMAMTAAVASGAQAVVCASTGNTSASAAAYATAAGLKCAVLVPEGKISMGKLSQAIAHGATLLQVDGNFDNCLDIARKLGESYPVFLVNSVNPARIQGQKTGAFEIVDALGDAPDIHVLPVGNAGNITAYWKGYKEYSAPFESETAGTLAPVATRTPAMWGFQASGAAPFVAGHPITEPDTIATAIRIGNPASWDGAIGARDESGGLIDAVTDEEILNAHRWLSSREGVFVEPGSAAGVAGLLKKHAAGEVPAGKTIVITVTGHGLKDPQWALRTEDGSDVQPVKVPNDVVTVAAELGLEEK; this is translated from the coding sequence GTGGCTCACCAATGGCGCGGCGTCATCCGCGAATACGCTGACCGTCTGCCCGTGACGGAATCCACCAAGGTCATCACCCTCGGGGAGGGCGGCACTCCGCTGGTGCACGCCCGGAAGCTTTCCGAGCTCACCGGTTCCGAGGTCTACCTGAAGGTGGAGGGCATGAACCCCACCGGATCCTTCAAGGACCGCGGCATGACCATGGCCATGACAGCTGCCGTCGCTTCCGGCGCCCAGGCCGTCGTGTGCGCCTCCACCGGCAACACCTCTGCTTCCGCAGCCGCGTATGCCACCGCGGCCGGCCTCAAGTGCGCAGTGCTGGTGCCCGAGGGCAAAATCTCCATGGGCAAGCTCAGCCAGGCCATCGCCCACGGCGCCACACTGCTGCAGGTGGACGGCAACTTCGACAACTGCCTGGACATCGCACGGAAGCTGGGGGAGTCCTACCCCGTTTTCCTGGTCAACTCCGTCAACCCCGCCCGTATCCAGGGCCAAAAGACCGGTGCCTTCGAAATCGTGGACGCACTGGGTGACGCCCCGGACATCCACGTCCTGCCGGTGGGCAACGCCGGCAACATCACCGCCTACTGGAAGGGCTACAAGGAGTACTCCGCTCCCTTCGAGTCCGAAACCGCCGGCACCCTGGCCCCGGTAGCCACCAGGACTCCTGCCATGTGGGGCTTCCAGGCATCTGGCGCCGCCCCGTTCGTGGCCGGCCACCCCATCACGGAACCGGACACCATCGCCACGGCGATCCGCATCGGCAACCCCGCGTCATGGGACGGCGCGATCGGTGCCCGCGACGAGTCCGGCGGGCTCATCGATGCCGTGACGGACGAGGAAATCCTCAACGCCCACCGCTGGCTGTCTTCGCGTGAAGGTGTGTTTGTTGAGCCCGGATCGGCAGCCGGCGTGGCCGGTTTGCTGAAGAAGCACGCTGCAGGCGAGGTCCCGGCCGGTAAGACGATCGTCATCACGGTCACGGGACACGGACTCAAGGACCCGCAGTGGGCCTTGCGCACCGAGGACGGCAGCGATGTCCAGCCGGTCAAGGTTCCCAATGATGTGGTCACTGTTGCTGCCGAACTGGGACTGGAAGAAAAATAA
- a CDS encoding homoserine dehydrogenase: MTEMRTLKVALLGCGNVGAQVARILIEDADTLAARAGAKLQLSGIAVRNVHAKRDVELPQELFTTDADTLVKDADLVIELMGGIEPARTLILSALRNGACVVTGNKALLAQDGPTLHEEADKAGVQLSYEAAVAGAIPILRPIRDSLAGDRITRVLGIVNGTTNFILDQMDTTGAQFADALAEAQRLGYAEADPTADVEGHDAAAKAAILASLSFHTRFALENVHCEGISSVTAADIAAAKDAGFVIKLLAIAEKLDDADGAKGVSVRVHPTLLPREHPLAAVHGAFNAVFIEAENAGELMFYGQGAGGAPTASAVLGDLVSAARSLVLGGPGRTETTTGHVPALPIDAAVTSYYIGLDVADQPGVLARIAQLFAEHGVSIEIMRQTIHRDAESNVESAELRIVTHRASEAALAATVEAVKGLDVINSVTSVLRVEGV; this comes from the coding sequence ATGACGGAAATGCGAACCCTGAAAGTAGCCCTGCTGGGCTGTGGCAACGTTGGGGCCCAGGTTGCGCGGATTCTCATTGAGGACGCCGACACCCTTGCCGCCCGCGCAGGCGCAAAGCTGCAGTTGAGCGGCATCGCGGTGCGGAATGTCCACGCCAAGCGAGACGTGGAGCTGCCGCAGGAACTCTTCACCACCGACGCCGACACCCTGGTGAAGGACGCTGACCTGGTCATCGAGCTCATGGGCGGCATCGAGCCCGCCCGCACGCTGATCCTTTCGGCCCTCCGCAACGGTGCGTGCGTGGTCACGGGCAACAAGGCGCTCCTTGCCCAGGACGGCCCCACCCTTCACGAAGAGGCTGACAAGGCGGGCGTGCAGCTCTCCTATGAAGCTGCCGTCGCCGGGGCCATCCCCATCCTGCGGCCAATTCGCGACAGCCTCGCCGGCGACCGCATCACCCGCGTTCTCGGCATCGTCAACGGCACCACCAACTTCATCCTTGACCAGATGGACACCACCGGCGCGCAGTTTGCCGACGCCCTGGCTGAGGCGCAGCGGCTGGGTTACGCGGAGGCGGACCCCACCGCGGACGTCGAAGGCCACGACGCCGCCGCAAAGGCCGCCATCCTCGCCTCGCTGTCGTTCCACACCCGGTTCGCCCTGGAGAACGTCCACTGCGAAGGGATCAGTTCGGTCACGGCGGCGGACATTGCTGCCGCGAAGGACGCCGGCTTTGTCATCAAGTTGCTGGCGATCGCCGAGAAGCTGGACGATGCCGACGGCGCCAAGGGCGTCTCCGTGCGCGTGCACCCCACGCTGCTTCCCCGCGAACACCCGCTGGCCGCCGTCCACGGCGCGTTCAACGCGGTGTTCATTGAAGCCGAGAATGCCGGCGAGCTGATGTTCTACGGACAGGGAGCAGGCGGCGCCCCCACCGCATCGGCTGTACTGGGCGACCTCGTCTCGGCAGCGCGCAGCCTGGTCCTCGGTGGACCCGGCCGTACGGAGACCACCACAGGGCACGTTCCGGCGCTGCCAATCGACGCAGCCGTGACCAGCTACTACATCGGCCTGGACGTCGCTGACCAGCCCGGCGTGCTGGCCAGGATCGCCCAGCTCTTCGCGGAGCACGGCGTGTCCATCGAAATCATGCGGCAGACCATCCACCGGGACGCGGAGTCCAACGTGGAATCCGCAGAACTGCGGATCGTCACCCACCGCGCATCAGAGGCTGCCCTTGCGGCCACCGTCGAGGCCGTGAAGGGCCTGGACGTCATCAATTCAGTTACATCCGTTCTGCGGGTAGAAGGAGTTTAA
- the lysA gene encoding diaminopimelate decarboxylase — protein sequence MPAQDTNNASPLAPEWLAVPADLNALEPKMWAKDAGRNDAGELTLDGVPVSDLQRKYGTPLFVMSENDFRARARAFSDAFNNAFADVCGGVDVYYAGKSFLCTAVVRWVEEEGLRLDTASGGELAVAAKAGIPGADVALHGNNKSDGEIHRALDMKLGRIVVDSLGELVRVGDIAERRGEQAKVMLRLTPGVHAHTHEFIATAHEDQKFGLSMAADTTEQAGLSAAEEAVAAASAHPGIELLGLHCHIGSQIFEPEGFAMAAEKLLRFLAAMQEKYSIVLPELDLGGGYGIAYTPVDTPRPAAEIAEAMAAVVRSTCAELGIDSPRISIEPGRAIVGSTTFTLYEVGTLKTVRVDAPAEPGASDGGNNVTYPRRYVSVDGGMSDNARPVLYDADYSAILASRTSSAAPQLSRVVGKHCESGDIVVRDVYLPEDVAAGDLLAVPGTGAYCWALSSNYNYLARPGVVAVRDGSARLIVRGETEEDLLNRDMGA from the coding sequence ATGCCTGCACAGGACACCAACAATGCATCCCCGCTGGCCCCTGAATGGCTGGCGGTCCCGGCCGACCTGAATGCCCTGGAACCGAAAATGTGGGCCAAGGATGCCGGCCGGAACGACGCCGGTGAGCTCACCCTGGACGGCGTGCCCGTGAGTGACCTCCAGCGCAAGTATGGGACTCCGCTGTTCGTCATGAGCGAGAACGACTTCCGGGCCCGCGCACGCGCCTTCAGCGACGCTTTCAACAATGCGTTCGCTGATGTCTGCGGGGGAGTGGACGTCTACTACGCCGGTAAATCATTCCTGTGCACAGCGGTGGTCCGCTGGGTCGAAGAAGAAGGGCTGCGGCTGGACACGGCTTCCGGCGGCGAGCTTGCCGTTGCGGCAAAGGCCGGCATCCCGGGCGCCGACGTGGCCCTGCACGGCAACAACAAATCCGACGGCGAGATCCACCGTGCCCTGGACATGAAGCTGGGCCGGATTGTGGTGGACAGCCTGGGCGAGCTGGTCCGGGTTGGCGACATCGCCGAACGCCGGGGAGAGCAGGCCAAGGTCATGCTCCGGCTGACCCCCGGCGTGCACGCCCACACCCACGAATTCATCGCCACGGCGCACGAGGACCAAAAGTTCGGCCTCTCCATGGCAGCGGACACCACCGAACAGGCCGGGTTGTCCGCTGCCGAAGAAGCAGTGGCTGCCGCTTCCGCGCACCCCGGCATCGAACTGCTGGGACTGCACTGCCACATCGGCTCCCAGATCTTCGAGCCGGAGGGCTTCGCCATGGCCGCGGAGAAGCTGCTCCGCTTCCTTGCCGCCATGCAGGAAAAATACTCCATCGTCCTGCCGGAGCTGGATCTGGGCGGCGGCTACGGGATTGCCTACACCCCGGTGGATACACCGCGGCCCGCAGCTGAAATCGCGGAGGCGATGGCCGCCGTCGTGCGCTCCACCTGCGCTGAGCTCGGCATCGACTCTCCCCGCATCTCCATCGAACCGGGCCGCGCCATCGTGGGCAGCACCACGTTCACCCTCTATGAAGTGGGGACGCTGAAGACCGTGCGCGTGGACGCCCCCGCCGAGCCAGGTGCCAGTGACGGCGGCAACAACGTTACGTATCCGCGCCGCTATGTTTCGGTGGACGGCGGCATGAGCGATAACGCGCGCCCGGTGCTGTACGACGCGGATTACTCGGCAATTCTGGCGTCCCGCACCTCCTCCGCCGCCCCGCAGCTGTCCCGCGTGGTGGGCAAACATTGCGAGAGCGGCGACATAGTTGTTAGAGATGTATATCTGCCCGAGGACGTGGCAGCCGGTGATCTGCTTGCTGTACCGGGGACCGGCGCCTACTGCTGGGCCCTGTCAAGCAACTACAACTATCTGGCCCGGCCGGGCGTTGTCGCGGTGCGCGACGGATCTGCCCGGCTGATTGTCCGCGGGGAAACCGAAGAAGATCTGCTGAACCGCGACATGGGAGCCTGA
- the argS gene encoding arginine--tRNA ligase, whose product MTPEELSLAISACLKDAVAAGDIALPASAVPDEVRVERPKNRDHGDWATNIALQLAKQAGTNPREFATVLSTRLKAIEGVAAVDIAGPGFLNITVDAAAAGALAKAIVEAGKEYGTNSALAGHTVNMEFVSANPTGPLHIGHTRWAALGDSIARVLRASGADVTAEYYINDAGTQMNVFAHSVYNRLHGLPVPDGGYPGQYIADLGHEVLAEHPDIRELTEVAAVPVIRAAAYQAQMKDIKSTLADFGVEFDVFFSEQELHDAGAIESAVARLREQGHVFDDGGAVWLRTTDFGDDKDRVLIRANGEPTYFAADAAYYLSKKDRGFTEKIYLLGADHHGYINRLKAIAAAAGDDPEVHIEVLIGQLVSVNGAKLSKRAGNIIELKDLIDWLGKDAVRYSLARFPADSPLTLDPELLKKHSNENPVFYVQYAHARSRGAARNAVAAGVDRQVDGKDSFDASLLDHATENELLSYLGSYPSIVAKAAELREPHRVARHLEVIAGAYHRWYDACRIAPMGDEAVTDVNRTRLWLNDATSQVLANGLDLLGVSAPERM is encoded by the coding sequence GTGACTCCCGAAGAACTCTCCCTCGCCATCTCCGCCTGCCTGAAGGACGCCGTCGCCGCCGGCGATATTGCGCTCCCTGCATCAGCTGTCCCTGATGAGGTGCGCGTGGAGCGGCCCAAGAACCGGGACCACGGAGACTGGGCTACCAACATCGCCCTGCAGCTGGCTAAGCAGGCAGGGACCAATCCGCGGGAATTCGCCACCGTCCTCAGCACCCGGCTGAAGGCCATCGAGGGCGTTGCCGCCGTTGACATCGCCGGACCGGGCTTCCTGAACATCACGGTGGACGCCGCTGCCGCCGGTGCGCTGGCAAAGGCTATTGTCGAGGCCGGCAAGGAATACGGCACCAACTCGGCGCTCGCCGGCCATACCGTCAACATGGAGTTCGTGTCTGCCAACCCCACGGGCCCGCTCCACATCGGCCACACCCGCTGGGCTGCCCTGGGGGACTCCATCGCCCGCGTGCTGCGTGCGTCCGGTGCCGATGTCACCGCTGAGTACTACATCAACGACGCCGGCACGCAGATGAACGTCTTCGCCCACTCCGTCTACAACAGGCTCCACGGACTCCCCGTCCCCGACGGCGGCTACCCCGGACAGTACATCGCCGACCTCGGCCACGAGGTGCTTGCCGAGCACCCGGACATCCGCGAACTGACTGAAGTCGCCGCCGTCCCGGTCATCCGTGCCGCCGCATACCAGGCGCAGATGAAGGACATCAAATCCACGCTTGCTGACTTCGGCGTCGAGTTTGACGTGTTCTTCTCCGAGCAGGAACTGCACGACGCCGGTGCCATCGAAAGTGCCGTCGCCCGCCTGCGCGAGCAGGGACACGTGTTCGACGACGGCGGCGCAGTCTGGTTGCGGACCACGGACTTTGGCGACGACAAGGACCGGGTGCTGATCCGTGCCAATGGTGAACCCACCTACTTCGCTGCAGACGCGGCGTACTACCTGTCCAAGAAGGACCGCGGCTTCACCGAGAAAATCTACCTTTTGGGCGCCGACCACCACGGCTACATCAACCGGCTCAAGGCAATTGCAGCCGCCGCCGGCGACGATCCCGAGGTGCACATCGAGGTGCTCATTGGACAACTGGTCTCCGTGAACGGGGCCAAGCTGTCAAAGCGCGCCGGAAACATCATCGAGCTCAAGGACCTGATCGACTGGCTCGGGAAGGATGCGGTGCGCTACTCCCTGGCCCGCTTCCCCGCAGATTCGCCGCTGACCCTTGACCCCGAGCTCCTCAAGAAGCACAGCAACGAGAACCCGGTGTTCTACGTGCAGTACGCACATGCCCGCTCGCGGGGCGCGGCGCGGAACGCCGTGGCCGCCGGCGTGGACCGCCAGGTGGACGGCAAGGACAGCTTTGATGCCTCGCTCCTTGACCACGCCACGGAGAACGAGCTCCTCTCCTACCTTGGCAGCTACCCGTCCATCGTGGCCAAGGCCGCCGAACTGCGGGAGCCGCACCGGGTGGCCCGGCACCTAGAGGTCATCGCCGGTGCCTACCACCGCTGGTACGACGCCTGCCGTATTGCCCCCATGGGCGACGAAGCGGTGACCGATGTCAACCGCACGCGCCTGTGGCTCAACGACGCCACCAGCCAGGTGCTGGCCAACGGCCTTGACCTGCTTGGCGTTTCCGCACCGGAACGGATGTGA
- a CDS encoding FMN-binding protein, translating to MRPSVRKSFYAGIAGLSLAGAVAGCAPSPGTGTQASPTSDGSANGTSTSAGSTSGGGTGSYKDGTYSADGTYVSPNGTERVGVQLTLASGTVTDVQITQHPSNPNTRKFQGEFAGGIAAQVVGRNIDELKVSKVAGSSLTSGGFNQALEQIKSEAR from the coding sequence ATGAGACCCTCAGTCCGCAAGAGTTTCTACGCTGGAATCGCAGGCCTGTCCCTGGCAGGAGCCGTAGCAGGTTGCGCACCGTCACCCGGCACCGGGACGCAGGCATCCCCCACGTCCGATGGCAGCGCCAACGGAACCAGCACGTCCGCAGGCTCCACGTCCGGCGGCGGCACCGGCTCATACAAAGACGGAACCTACAGCGCCGATGGGACCTACGTTTCGCCCAACGGCACCGAGAGGGTCGGCGTGCAGCTGACGCTCGCTTCGGGAACAGTGACGGATGTGCAGATCACCCAGCACCCGTCCAACCCGAATACGCGCAAGTTCCAGGGGGAATTCGCGGGCGGGATCGCAGCGCAGGTGGTGGGCAGGAACATTGATGAGCTGAAAGTGTCCAAGGTTGCCGGCTCATCCCTCACCAGCGGCGGCTTCAACCAGGCGCTGGAGCAGATCAAATCGGAGGCCCGGTAA
- a CDS encoding FAD:protein FMN transferase, with protein MPETGWKDFRFEGIGTSWEISTPRPLDPPLRRRLLGLVERFDADWSRFRADSRVAALARDAGQYGFPTEAGPLGRLYRSLFEISGGAMTPLIGTSLERLGYDAGYSLQPSGSPEPAPAWDDVLEWTGTTLTTTAPVVLDIGAAGKGLLVDLLAAELEAAAVDAFIVDAGGDLLARGRAPVPVALEHPYNPAQAIGVVQLADHALCASAANRRAWGDGLHHVLDGTTGRPVQTAVATWAMAETGMLADALATALFFVPGTALEHAFDFSWLVVFSDGSAAYSAGFEGTLFT; from the coding sequence GTGCCGGAGACAGGCTGGAAGGACTTCCGCTTCGAAGGGATCGGTACCAGCTGGGAGATATCCACGCCCCGGCCCCTCGATCCGCCGCTGCGGAGGCGCCTTCTTGGCCTCGTGGAGCGGTTCGACGCCGACTGGTCCCGTTTCCGGGCCGATTCCCGCGTGGCTGCCCTGGCCAGGGACGCGGGCCAGTATGGATTTCCCACCGAGGCCGGTCCGCTGGGCCGGCTCTACCGAAGCCTGTTCGAAATCAGCGGCGGGGCGATGACCCCGCTGATCGGCACCAGCCTTGAGCGGCTGGGCTACGACGCCGGCTACTCCCTCCAGCCCTCCGGTTCCCCCGAGCCGGCGCCGGCCTGGGACGACGTACTGGAGTGGACAGGGACAACCCTCACCACCACAGCTCCGGTTGTGCTGGACATCGGGGCCGCCGGCAAGGGACTGCTGGTGGATCTGCTGGCCGCCGAGCTGGAAGCAGCCGCAGTTGACGCCTTTATCGTCGATGCGGGCGGGGACCTGCTGGCCCGGGGCCGTGCTCCCGTCCCCGTGGCCCTGGAACATCCCTACAACCCGGCGCAGGCGATTGGCGTGGTGCAGCTTGCGGACCACGCGCTGTGCGCCTCGGCCGCGAACCGCCGCGCCTGGGGCGACGGGCTGCACCATGTCCTGGATGGAACCACCGGCCGGCCCGTCCAGACTGCTGTTGCCACGTGGGCCATGGCCGAAACGGGCATGCTCGCGGACGCGCTGGCCACGGCGCTGTTCTTTGTCCCCGGCACCGCGCTCGAGCATGCTTTCGACTTCTCGTGGCTGGTGGTTTTCTCCGATGGGAGTGCTGCCTATTCCGCCGGGTTTGAAGGGACACTGTTCACATGA
- a CDS encoding ferredoxin--NADP reductase, giving the protein MSPVDTPRTGPAPSLVARLDTVLGRFTMYRLVLLVLAVLAVYSLVLEALGWLTFGLPEMLAHLVLCLGLTYGSNRALAALFRVRPHSESSLVTGLLLYFLFWPSFVPMDAAGIALACLLASASKYALAWRGRHVFNPAAAGAFVTGLTGLNIATWWAATPAMLWLLVPGVALVLYRTRKFLMASVFMVVAGTIITAELLQAGVSAGMALWQSLAQRPLLFFVGFMLTEPLTLPPRRWQQLALAALVGVVFAVPYNLGFLANSPEAALLLGNLLAFLAGQRGRVALRFAGTRQLTPTTTEFSFEPARPVRFVPGQYMELDLPHLKADRKGRRRVFSLTGSPDERLVKFGVRTAEPLSAAKKVLLGLRPGDEVTATCVSGDFVLPRDPQQPVLLIAAGIGITPYLSHLSSGGLRGRDAVLLLLARSADEIPYAEELGAAGARVLVHVADGSAPPSTMEPVSWNGTRLDGGTLRELVPDVARREVFISGSPASVASLRRAARQAGAKRVHVDSFSGY; this is encoded by the coding sequence ATGAGTCCTGTTGATACCCCAAGAACGGGCCCTGCCCCGTCCTTGGTTGCGCGGTTGGATACTGTCCTTGGCCGGTTCACCATGTACCGCCTGGTGCTTTTGGTCCTGGCGGTGCTGGCCGTCTACAGCCTGGTGCTCGAAGCTCTGGGCTGGCTGACGTTCGGCCTGCCGGAGATGCTGGCGCACCTGGTGCTCTGCCTTGGACTGACGTACGGCTCCAACAGGGCCCTGGCCGCCTTGTTCAGGGTCCGGCCGCACTCGGAATCCTCGCTGGTCACCGGACTGCTGCTCTATTTCCTGTTCTGGCCGTCCTTCGTTCCCATGGATGCAGCAGGCATCGCGCTGGCTTGCCTGCTCGCATCGGCGTCGAAATATGCACTTGCATGGCGGGGACGGCACGTGTTCAACCCCGCGGCGGCAGGTGCTTTCGTGACGGGCCTTACCGGCCTCAATATCGCCACCTGGTGGGCCGCCACACCGGCCATGCTGTGGCTGCTGGTCCCGGGGGTGGCCCTGGTCCTGTACCGCACCCGGAAGTTCCTCATGGCCTCAGTCTTCATGGTGGTGGCGGGCACCATCATCACGGCGGAACTGCTCCAGGCCGGGGTGTCCGCCGGGATGGCGCTGTGGCAGTCGCTTGCCCAGCGGCCGTTGCTGTTTTTCGTGGGATTCATGCTCACGGAACCGCTGACGCTGCCCCCGAGGCGCTGGCAGCAACTGGCGTTGGCTGCACTCGTGGGCGTGGTGTTCGCGGTCCCGTATAACCTCGGCTTCCTGGCCAACTCACCGGAGGCGGCACTGCTGCTGGGCAACCTCTTGGCTTTCCTGGCAGGTCAACGCGGGCGTGTGGCGCTCCGGTTTGCGGGGACCAGGCAGCTGACGCCAACCACCACCGAGTTCTCCTTCGAGCCGGCCCGTCCCGTCCGCTTCGTGCCGGGACAGTACATGGAGCTGGACCTGCCGCACCTGAAGGCGGACCGGAAAGGCCGGCGCCGGGTGTTCAGCCTGACAGGGTCACCGGACGAACGCCTGGTGAAGTTCGGGGTCCGGACCGCGGAGCCGTTGTCGGCGGCCAAGAAAGTCCTCCTTGGCCTCCGGCCCGGCGACGAAGTGACCGCCACCTGCGTGAGCGGGGACTTTGTCCTCCCCCGCGATCCGCAGCAACCGGTGCTGCTGATTGCGGCGGGAATCGGAATCACCCCCTACCTCTCGCACCTCTCCTCGGGCGGATTGCGTGGACGGGACGCCGTCCTCCTCCTCCTCGCCAGGAGCGCGGACGAAATCCCCTATGCGGAGGAGCTTGGGGCGGCAGGCGCCAGAGTGCTGGTACATGTCGCGGATGGTTCCGCCCCGCCGTCCACCATGGAGCCCGTCTCCTGGAACGGAACCCGGCTGGACGGCGGGACGCTGCGGGAGCTGGTTCCGGACGTCGCCAGGCGTGAAGTCTTCATCTCGGGATCTCCTGCCAGCGTGGCTTCCCTGCGCCGCGCCGCCAGGCAGGCGGGGGCGAAGCGGGTGCACGTGGACTCCTTCTCCGGCTACTGA
- a CDS encoding M4 family metallopeptidase, translating to MHGPFCSIVPPYLLRRLAKQASPEFSSAARAAKEALGHVESFHSARTKPAPDVPAGVRQAKPGPANRSIYDAEGSEILPGKLVRKEGGTVTGDPAADEAYDGLGHTHRLYADVFGRNSIDGAGLPLNATVHFGKLYDNAFWDGSQMVFGDGDGEVFQRFTKSLSVIGHELAHGVTQYSAALAYRNQAGALNESMSDVFGALVEQYVKNQTTAEASWLIGEGLFTAHVEGRALRSMKAPGTAYDDDVLGKDPQPDSMDTYVKTSADNGGVHINSGIPNRAFYLVAESLGGNAWDSPGRIWYEALTGGSLPPAATFRVFARATAAAAVELFGSGSREHDAVRQAWETVKVKV from the coding sequence ATGCATGGTCCGTTCTGTTCGATTGTTCCGCCCTACCTGCTGAGGCGGCTGGCCAAACAGGCTTCGCCGGAGTTTTCTTCGGCGGCCAGGGCAGCCAAGGAAGCACTGGGGCACGTGGAGTCATTCCATTCGGCGCGGACCAAACCCGCGCCGGATGTGCCGGCGGGAGTCCGGCAGGCAAAGCCCGGCCCGGCGAACCGAAGCATCTATGACGCGGAGGGCTCCGAAATACTTCCGGGCAAGCTGGTGCGGAAGGAGGGCGGGACTGTCACGGGCGATCCCGCCGCCGACGAGGCCTACGACGGACTTGGCCACACGCACCGCCTGTACGCTGACGTCTTCGGCCGGAACTCCATTGACGGTGCAGGCCTGCCACTCAACGCCACCGTCCACTTCGGAAAGCTCTACGACAACGCCTTCTGGGATGGAAGCCAGATGGTCTTCGGCGATGGTGACGGCGAAGTATTCCAGCGTTTCACCAAATCCCTCAGCGTCATCGGCCACGAACTGGCGCACGGCGTCACCCAGTACTCAGCCGCACTGGCCTACCGGAACCAGGCGGGCGCCCTGAACGAATCGATGTCGGATGTCTTCGGCGCGCTGGTGGAGCAGTACGTGAAAAACCAGACCACGGCTGAAGCGAGCTGGCTGATCGGTGAGGGGCTGTTTACCGCCCACGTGGAGGGCAGGGCGCTGCGTTCCATGAAGGCCCCCGGAACGGCGTACGACGACGACGTGCTGGGTAAGGATCCCCAGCCGGACTCAATGGATACGTACGTCAAAACCAGTGCCGACAACGGCGGCGTGCATATCAATTCCGGCATCCCCAACCGCGCCTTCTACCTGGTGGCCGAATCCCTGGGCGGAAATGCCTGGGACTCACCCGGGCGCATCTGGTACGAGGCGCTGACCGGAGGATCGCTGCCACCCGCGGCCACGTTCAGGGTCTTTGCCCGGGCCACAGCCGCCGCCGCGGTGGAACTCTTCGGCTCGGGGTCGCGTGAGCATGACGCCGTGCGGCAGGCGTGGGAAACTGTGAAGGTCAAGGTTTAA
- a CDS encoding protealysin inhibitor emfourin: MKISVERTGGIAALTKVWTVEAQSESALNRWQPIVEACPWDSVPRTPRAAAQEFAGAQPDRFIYSIRAGQHRAALPERALTGPWRVLVDSTRAAAEEARGAQSDGTAPG; the protein is encoded by the coding sequence ATGAAGATCAGTGTTGAGCGGACCGGAGGAATCGCGGCGTTGACCAAGGTGTGGACCGTGGAAGCCCAATCGGAAAGCGCCCTTAATCGCTGGCAGCCCATTGTTGAAGCATGTCCCTGGGATTCCGTACCGAGGACACCCAGGGCCGCGGCGCAGGAGTTCGCCGGGGCCCAGCCGGACCGGTTCATCTATTCCATCCGGGCAGGACAGCACCGGGCCGCGCTTCCTGAGCGGGCGCTCACAGGTCCGTGGCGGGTCCTGGTGGACAGCACCCGGGCGGCGGCCGAGGAGGCCCGCGGCGCGCAAAGCGATGGAACAGCGCCTGGCTGA